A portion of the Streptomyces platensis genome contains these proteins:
- a CDS encoding DUF5691 domain-containing protein has protein sequence MTRTTPTTSPTPTTPPLPSTSPAPFAAATPAAPAPWSELVSAALLGTERRTPPVAARPGQGAATALLDAAAVSTVRRRAALRPALAGERPAPAPVDPRPLLPPAARRRLSLLLADRGAGGGGSRRGTAPDLTELLPQWLTAAVDHGYRAPEVLLPALLDAARARTDLRPAALALAGPRALWLARLNDEWKFALRGTGSRAGLPGDGAPAAIRRTWEEGLFAERVALLTALRRQDPTAGLALLTTTWSTERAEDRLMFLDSLREDLSAADEPFLEQALTDRSRNVRATAAELLSTLPGSALAARMAQRAHTCIGLDRTAGTPVIAVEAPHECDPGMQRDGVAAKPPSGRGERSWWLSQLVEATPLDSWHARFGGRDAAAIIALPVGDDWRTELHDAWCRAAVRQRNADWARALLGAPAAPSQAAEVAPAGSSRDLTKLLTVLPGDERARWVAEFIAAHGLSEAFRMLGVCAVPWAEPLGGAVVDALDIARDAGSYPWSFSGVMGLAERCLDPAAADRLDMLTAVTDEPEGASPGSGGYWSEAFQRLVGTLRLRATMRTELTPPPDGGDAGAGPGPAPTIPDGATPGPRAPAPRVP, from the coding sequence ATGACGCGCACCACCCCCACCACTTCACCCACCCCCACCACGCCACCCCTCCCCTCCACTTCACCCGCCCCCTTCGCCGCGGCCACCCCGGCCGCACCCGCCCCCTGGTCCGAGCTCGTGAGCGCCGCGCTGCTGGGGACCGAGCGGCGGACACCGCCGGTGGCGGCGCGGCCGGGGCAGGGCGCCGCGACCGCGCTGCTGGACGCGGCCGCGGTGAGCACGGTGCGCCGCCGCGCCGCACTGCGCCCCGCGTTGGCCGGTGAGCGGCCCGCCCCGGCCCCGGTCGACCCGCGGCCCCTGCTGCCGCCCGCGGCCCGCCGCCGGCTGTCCCTGCTGCTCGCCGACCGCGGCGCCGGCGGGGGCGGCAGCCGCCGTGGCACGGCCCCCGACCTCACCGAACTGCTGCCCCAGTGGCTGACCGCCGCCGTCGACCACGGCTACCGCGCCCCGGAGGTCTTGCTGCCCGCACTGCTCGACGCGGCCCGCGCCCGTACGGATCTGCGGCCCGCCGCGCTCGCCCTGGCGGGGCCGCGGGCACTGTGGCTGGCCCGGCTCAACGACGAATGGAAGTTCGCACTCCGGGGGACCGGCAGCCGGGCCGGGCTCCCCGGTGACGGTGCCCCCGCGGCCATACGGCGCACATGGGAGGAGGGCCTGTTCGCGGAGCGGGTCGCCCTGCTGACCGCCCTGCGCCGCCAGGACCCGACCGCGGGCCTGGCGCTGCTGACCACGACCTGGTCCACGGAACGGGCGGAGGACCGCCTGATGTTCCTCGACTCGCTGCGCGAGGACCTCTCGGCCGCCGATGAGCCCTTCCTCGAACAGGCCCTGACCGACCGCAGCCGCAACGTCCGCGCCACCGCCGCCGAACTGCTCTCCACACTGCCCGGCTCCGCCCTCGCGGCCCGTATGGCGCAGCGGGCGCACACCTGCATCGGCCTGGACCGCACCGCCGGGACACCGGTGATCGCGGTGGAGGCGCCCCATGAGTGCGATCCGGGGATGCAACGGGACGGCGTGGCCGCCAAACCGCCCTCCGGGCGCGGCGAACGGTCCTGGTGGCTGAGCCAGTTGGTGGAGGCCACACCTCTGGACAGCTGGCACGCACGCTTCGGGGGCCGGGACGCGGCGGCGATCATCGCGCTGCCGGTGGGCGACGACTGGCGGACGGAGCTGCACGATGCCTGGTGCCGCGCCGCCGTGCGCCAGCGGAACGCCGACTGGGCGCGGGCGCTGCTGGGCGCTCCGGCCGCACCGTCCCAGGCCGCCGAGGTCGCCCCGGCCGGCTCGTCACGGGATCTGACGAAGCTGCTGACCGTACTTCCCGGGGACGAACGGGCCCGGTGGGTGGCGGAGTTCATCGCGGCCCACGGCCTGTCCGAGGCCTTCCGGATGCTCGGGGTGTGTGCGGTCCCATGGGCCGAGCCGCTCGGCGGAGCGGTGGTCGATGCCCTGGACATCGCCCGGGACGCGGGCAGCTATCCCTGGAGCTTCAGCGGGGTGATGGGCCTGGCCGAGCGCTGTCTGGACCCGGCCGCCGCGGACCGTCTCGACATGCTCACGGCCGTCACGGACGAGCCGGAGGGCGCCTCGCCCGGCTCCGGCGGCTACTGGTCCGAGGCCTTCCAGCGCCTGGTCGGCACCCTGCGCCTGCGCGCCACCATGCGTACGGAACTCACCCCGCCGCCTGACGGGGGCGACGCCGGCGCCGGTCCCGGTCCCGCACCGACCATCCCAGACGGGGCCACGCCAGGACCCCGCGCTCCAGCCCCCCGCGTGCCATGA
- a CDS encoding M23 family metallopeptidase codes for MNDRHPSEAQPPTGSPADASYAHYPAYDSYAQQAPAGVAEYGNGDPLFGSLPGSYETGMYDTGTYDTGMYDTGTHAAGAYGMSVYGTGSYGTDTYDTGTYPAGDGYATGAYDTGGYASPQWDTGAWETCGWDTGAYAAVDPHASDAGYDPYAHTAYDTSAHDATAYAPSGHETAGYDATAYGHGGYDTGSYPTGAYDTGRYATGAYEATDSFDAFDRQATALQETASYEATAIWSTTDQDLIANIPAQAGPPPTDTLQWDSATWNEAGHFSNGGPDSDRPASDPYDTGRAEADEHSPGDAEDYSEAAAVADAMTQAMPITPAAPAPAPAGRRVAGPDAGKAVRGRGRRRTAKRSALLTVAVPSVAAMGVCAAAAAAVTDFGGAEKDEATTQAAPDAGAVKPAAANNKLDTQLAGLSASADDFRDRASRTQERIDLKERQAQERKRKAEEAARKEAARPKFLLPVKQHGLSAQFGQAGVNWMSLHTGIDFPVSYGTPVMSATDGTVRTQWNSAYGNMAIVTAPDGTETWYCHLSSTKIRSGSVKAGDQIAYSGNSGNSTGPHLHFEVRPGGGAAVDPLPWLRDHGLDPN; via the coding sequence GTGAACGACCGTCACCCCTCGGAGGCCCAGCCTCCGACCGGCTCTCCTGCCGACGCCTCGTATGCGCATTACCCGGCTTACGACTCCTATGCACAGCAGGCCCCGGCCGGCGTCGCCGAATACGGCAACGGCGACCCCCTCTTCGGCTCGCTCCCCGGCTCGTACGAGACCGGTATGTACGACACCGGCACCTATGACACCGGGATGTACGACACCGGTACGCACGCGGCGGGCGCCTACGGCATGAGCGTCTACGGCACCGGCAGCTATGGCACCGACACCTATGACACGGGGACGTACCCGGCGGGCGACGGCTATGCCACCGGCGCGTACGACACCGGCGGCTACGCCTCACCCCAGTGGGACACCGGCGCGTGGGAGACCTGCGGGTGGGACACCGGCGCCTATGCCGCCGTCGACCCGCACGCGTCCGACGCGGGCTACGACCCGTACGCGCACACCGCCTACGACACCTCGGCGCACGACGCGACCGCGTACGCCCCGTCGGGACACGAGACGGCCGGTTACGACGCCACCGCGTACGGTCACGGCGGCTACGACACCGGCAGCTATCCCACCGGCGCGTATGACACCGGCCGTTACGCCACCGGCGCGTACGAGGCCACCGACTCCTTCGACGCCTTCGACCGGCAGGCCACCGCGCTCCAGGAGACCGCGAGCTACGAGGCCACCGCGATCTGGTCGACCACGGACCAGGACCTGATCGCCAATATCCCGGCGCAGGCCGGGCCGCCCCCGACCGACACCCTCCAGTGGGACAGCGCCACTTGGAACGAGGCCGGGCACTTCAGCAACGGCGGCCCCGACAGCGACCGGCCCGCGAGCGACCCGTACGACACCGGCCGGGCCGAGGCCGACGAGCACTCCCCCGGCGACGCCGAGGACTACAGCGAGGCCGCGGCCGTGGCGGACGCCATGACGCAGGCCATGCCGATCACCCCCGCGGCCCCCGCCCCCGCCCCCGCCGGCCGGCGGGTCGCCGGGCCGGACGCCGGGAAGGCCGTCCGCGGCCGGGGCCGGCGGCGTACGGCGAAGCGGTCGGCACTGCTGACGGTCGCGGTGCCCTCGGTCGCCGCCATGGGCGTGTGCGCCGCGGCCGCCGCTGCCGTCACCGATTTCGGCGGCGCCGAGAAGGACGAGGCGACCACCCAGGCCGCGCCCGACGCCGGGGCCGTCAAGCCGGCCGCGGCCAACAACAAGCTCGACACCCAGCTCGCCGGACTCAGCGCCAGCGCCGACGACTTCCGCGACCGGGCCAGCCGTACGCAGGAGCGGATCGACCTCAAGGAACGCCAGGCGCAGGAGCGCAAGCGCAAGGCGGAGGAGGCGGCCCGCAAGGAGGCGGCGCGGCCCAAGTTCCTGCTGCCGGTCAAGCAGCACGGGCTGAGCGCCCAGTTCGGCCAGGCCGGGGTGAACTGGATGTCGCTGCACACCGGTATCGACTTCCCGGTCAGCTACGGCACCCCGGTCATGTCCGCCACCGACGGCACCGTGCGCACCCAGTGGAACTCCGCCTACGGCAACATGGCGATCGTGACGGCGCCCGACGGCACCGAGACGTGGTACTGCCATCTCAGCAGCACCAAGATCCGCTCCGGGTCGGTCAAGGCCGGTGACCAGATTGCCTATTCGGGCAACTCCGGCAATTCCACCGGACCGCATCTGCACTTCGAGGTGCGTCCCGGCGGCGGCGCGGCGGTCGACCCGCTGCCCTGGCTGCGCGACCACGGCCTCGACCCGAACTGA
- the pcrA gene encoding DNA helicase PcrA: MSSLFDDSFLADLGHKGEEEHPPPPEDEHGPAPEEIPADLFGGRFDAPAPREPYYRDGAARPAIDPAALLEGLNDEQKAAVVHTGGPLLIVAGAGSGKTRVLTHRIAHLLAERHVHPGQILAITFTNKAAGEMKERVEELVGPRANAMWVSTFHSACVRILRRESKKLGFTSSFSIYDAADSKRLMALVCRDLDLDPKRYPPKSFSAKISNLKNELIDEETFAGTAAGGTSQTESGGGFEKTLAEAYAMYQARLREANALDFDDIIMTTVNLLQAFPDVAEHYRRRFRHVLVDEYQDTNHAQYTLVRELVGPAETAAELCVVGDADQSIYAFRGATIRNILQFEEDYPDATTILLEQNYRSSQTILSAANAVIERNENRRPKNLWTDAGAGPKITGYVADTEHDEAQFVADEIDRLTDAKDAKAGDVAVFYRTNAQSRVFEEIFIRVGLPYKVVGGVRFYERKEVRDVLAYLRVLSNPEDTVPLRRILNVPKRGIGDRAEAMIDALSLREKITFPQALRRVDEAYGMAARSANAVKRFNVLMEELRTIVESGAGPATILEAVLERTGYLAELQASTDPQDETRIENLQELAAVALEFEQDRGEENPGTLSDFLEQVALVADSDQIPDEDEEGSGVITLMTLHTAKGLEFPTVFLTGMEDGVFPHMRSLGQTKELEEERRLAYVGITRARERLYVTRSTMRSAWGQPSYNPPSRFLEEIPDDYVEWKRTGPATPSASMGGLSAGGGGGFGSSFSSSRAKGPSGFATRRSQDRPAVSLAIGDRVTHDSFGLGTVVGVKGSGDNAEATIDFGGEKPKRLLLRYAPVEKL; the protein is encoded by the coding sequence ATGAGCAGCCTCTTTGACGACAGCTTCCTGGCGGACCTCGGCCACAAGGGCGAGGAGGAGCACCCCCCGCCCCCCGAGGACGAGCACGGCCCGGCCCCGGAGGAGATCCCCGCCGACCTCTTCGGCGGGAGGTTCGACGCGCCCGCGCCCAGGGAGCCGTATTACCGCGATGGCGCCGCCCGCCCCGCCATCGACCCGGCGGCGCTGCTGGAGGGGCTCAACGACGAGCAGAAGGCCGCCGTGGTGCACACCGGCGGCCCGCTGCTGATCGTCGCCGGCGCCGGCTCCGGCAAGACCCGGGTGCTGACCCACCGCATCGCGCATCTGCTCGCGGAGCGCCATGTCCACCCCGGCCAGATCCTCGCGATCACGTTCACCAACAAGGCCGCCGGTGAGATGAAGGAGCGCGTCGAGGAGCTGGTCGGCCCGCGCGCGAACGCCATGTGGGTCTCCACCTTCCACAGCGCCTGCGTCCGCATCCTGCGCCGCGAGTCCAAGAAGCTGGGCTTCACCTCGTCCTTCTCGATCTACGACGCCGCCGATTCCAAGCGCCTGATGGCCTTGGTCTGCCGCGATCTGGATCTGGACCCCAAGCGCTACCCGCCCAAGTCCTTCAGCGCGAAGATCTCCAACCTCAAGAACGAGCTCATCGACGAGGAGACCTTCGCCGGGACGGCGGCTGGGGGCACCTCCCAGACGGAGTCTGGGGGAGGTTTTGAGAAGACGCTGGCCGAGGCGTATGCGATGTACCAGGCACGGCTGCGCGAGGCCAACGCCCTGGACTTCGACGACATCATCATGACGACGGTCAATCTGCTCCAGGCCTTCCCGGATGTCGCCGAGCACTACCGCCGCCGCTTCCGCCATGTCCTCGTCGACGAGTACCAGGACACCAACCACGCTCAGTACACCCTCGTACGCGAACTGGTCGGCCCCGCCGAAACCGCCGCCGAGCTGTGCGTCGTCGGTGACGCCGACCAGTCGATCTACGCCTTCCGCGGCGCCACGATCCGCAACATCCTCCAGTTCGAGGAGGACTACCCGGACGCGACCACGATCCTGCTGGAGCAGAACTACCGCTCGTCGCAGACGATCCTGTCCGCCGCCAACGCCGTCATCGAGCGCAACGAGAACCGCCGCCCCAAGAACCTCTGGACGGACGCCGGCGCCGGCCCCAAGATCACCGGCTATGTCGCCGACACCGAGCACGACGAGGCCCAGTTCGTCGCCGACGAGATCGACCGGCTGACGGACGCCAAGGACGCCAAGGCCGGCGATGTCGCCGTCTTCTACCGCACCAACGCCCAGTCCCGTGTCTTCGAAGAGATCTTCATCCGGGTCGGGCTGCCCTACAAGGTCGTCGGCGGGGTGCGCTTCTACGAGCGCAAGGAGGTCCGCGATGTGCTCGCCTATCTGCGGGTGCTCAGCAACCCCGAGGACACCGTCCCGCTGCGCCGCATCCTGAACGTGCCCAAGCGCGGCATCGGCGACCGCGCCGAGGCGATGATCGACGCCCTGTCCCTGCGCGAGAAGATCACCTTCCCGCAGGCGCTGCGCCGGGTCGACGAGGCGTACGGCATGGCGGCCCGCTCCGCCAACGCCGTCAAGCGCTTCAACGTCCTCATGGAGGAGCTGCGGACCATCGTCGAGTCCGGCGCCGGCCCCGCCACCATCCTGGAAGCGGTCCTGGAGCGTACGGGCTACCTCGCCGAGCTCCAGGCCTCCACCGACCCCCAGGACGAGACCCGGATCGAGAACCTCCAGGAACTCGCCGCCGTGGCCCTGGAGTTCGAGCAGGACCGCGGCGAGGAGAATCCGGGCACCCTCTCGGACTTCCTGGAGCAGGTCGCCCTGGTCGCCGACTCCGACCAGATCCCGGACGAGGACGAGGAAGGCAGCGGCGTCATCACCCTCATGACGCTGCACACCGCCAAGGGCCTGGAATTCCCGACCGTCTTCCTGACCGGCATGGAGGACGGCGTCTTCCCGCACATGCGCTCCCTGGGCCAGACCAAGGAGCTGGAGGAGGAGCGCCGGCTGGCCTATGTCGGCATCACCCGCGCCCGCGAGCGGCTCTATGTCACCCGCTCGACGATGCGCAGCGCCTGGGGCCAGCCCTCGTACAACCCGCCCTCCCGGTTCCTGGAGGAGATCCCGGACGATTACGTGGAGTGGAAGCGGACGGGCCCGGCGACGCCCTCCGCCTCCATGGGCGGCCTGTCGGCGGGCGGCGGAGGCGGCTTCGGCTCCTCCTTCTCGTCGTCGCGCGCCAAGGGCCCCAGCGGCTTTGCGACCCGCCGCTCCCAGGACCGCCCGGCCGTCTCGCTGGCCATCGGCGACCGCGTCACGCATGACAGCTTCGGCCTCGGCACGGTCGTCGGCGTCAAGGGCAGCGGTGACAACGCCGAGGCGACGATCGACTTCGGCGGCGAGAAGCCCAAGCGGCTGCTGCTGCGGTATGCGCCGGTGGAAAAGCTGTAA
- a CDS encoding SWIM zinc finger family protein yields MNPQGERWTTDQVLALAPDEASRKAGGKLAAPGPWSDTGTDGGAVWGQCKGSGKKPYQTIVDINGPAFKCSCPSRKFPCKHALGLLLLWAGDGGEVPAGKPSPWADEWLAGRRERAGRATAAPSGADAPSRAPAAPEAARRRAERRMQRIGAGATELEQRLEDLLQSGLASDGGGSWDETAARMVDAQAPGLASRVRELSSVVASGPDWPARLLEECALLHLLDQGFLGIERLPGPLAATVRARVGLTTEAADLLTGPDAATVRDRWLVLAQQDSDDGMLLTRRIFLRGERTGRMALHLSFGGSTGRPLDLALPPGLVLDADLAYYPGARPLRATFGERHAPVTHGPVPPGGGIDAALAAYGDALRDDPWLDSWPVVLSEVTPIPSRDGTGWQLADADGESALPLDPRCVGRTSLWQLVALSGGAPITVFGECGHRGFLPLTAWDPTPVPL; encoded by the coding sequence ATGAATCCGCAGGGGGAACGCTGGACGACGGATCAGGTGCTCGCACTGGCTCCTGACGAGGCATCACGCAAAGCGGGCGGCAAGCTCGCGGCGCCCGGGCCGTGGTCGGATACGGGCACGGACGGGGGCGCGGTGTGGGGGCAGTGCAAGGGCAGCGGCAAGAAGCCGTATCAGACGATCGTGGACATCAACGGTCCCGCCTTCAAGTGCAGTTGCCCGAGCCGTAAGTTTCCCTGCAAGCACGCCCTGGGGCTGCTGCTGCTCTGGGCGGGCGACGGCGGAGAGGTACCGGCCGGGAAGCCGTCCCCCTGGGCGGACGAATGGCTGGCCGGACGCCGGGAGCGGGCCGGACGGGCCACGGCCGCGCCTTCGGGCGCGGACGCCCCGTCGCGCGCACCCGCGGCCCCGGAGGCCGCCCGGCGGCGGGCCGAGCGCCGGATGCAGCGGATCGGCGCCGGCGCCACGGAGCTGGAACAGCGGCTGGAGGATCTGCTTCAGTCCGGACTGGCCTCGGACGGGGGCGGCTCCTGGGACGAGACTGCGGCCCGCATGGTCGACGCCCAGGCCCCCGGACTCGCCTCCCGTGTACGGGAGTTGTCGTCGGTGGTGGCGTCCGGACCGGACTGGCCGGCCCGGCTGCTGGAGGAGTGCGCCCTGCTGCACCTCCTCGACCAGGGGTTCCTCGGTATCGAGCGGCTGCCGGGCCCGCTCGCGGCGACGGTCCGCGCGCGCGTCGGGCTGACCACGGAGGCGGCGGATCTGCTGACCGGCCCCGATGCGGCGACGGTCCGGGACCGCTGGCTGGTGCTCGCCCAACAGGACAGCGACGACGGCATGCTGCTCACCCGCAGAATCTTTCTGCGGGGCGAGCGGACCGGCCGGATGGCGCTGCACCTCTCCTTCGGCGGCTCCACCGGCCGCCCCCTGGACCTGGCGCTGCCGCCCGGCCTGGTGCTCGACGCGGATCTCGCCTACTACCCGGGCGCCCGCCCGCTGCGTGCCACGTTCGGCGAGCGGCACGCCCCGGTGACCCACGGGCCGGTACCCCCCGGCGGTGGCATCGACGCCGCCCTGGCCGCGTACGGCGACGCGCTGCGCGACGACCCGTGGCTGGACTCCTGGCCGGTGGTGCTCAGCGAGGTCACCCCGATACCGAGCCGCGACGGGACGGGCTGGCAACTGGCCGACGCGGACGGCGAGTCGGCGCTCCCGCTGGACCCGCGCTGCGTCGGCCGGACGAGCCTGTGGCAGCTGGTCGCCCTGTCGGGTGGGGCCCCGATCACGGTCTTCGGCGAATGCGGCCATCGCGGCTTCCTGCCGCTGACCGCCTGGGACCCCACCCCGGTGCCCCTGTGA
- a CDS encoding cobalamin B12-binding domain-containing protein, with product MSVARHDGAQAGSQGAAGRSGPIRVVVAKPGLDGHDRGAKVIARALRDAGMEVIYTGLHQTPEQIVDTAIQEDADAIGLSILSGAHNTLFAKVIALLEERDAADIKVFGGGIIPEADIAPLKAQGVAEIFTPGATTASIVEWVHANVRSLAV from the coding sequence ATGAGTGTGGCTCGGCATGACGGAGCGCAAGCGGGGAGCCAGGGCGCGGCGGGCAGGTCGGGGCCGATCCGTGTGGTCGTGGCCAAGCCGGGCCTGGACGGGCACGACCGGGGCGCCAAGGTCATCGCGCGGGCGCTGCGCGACGCCGGTATGGAGGTGATCTACACCGGGCTGCACCAGACCCCCGAGCAGATCGTCGACACCGCGATCCAGGAGGACGCCGACGCGATCGGGCTGTCCATCCTGTCCGGGGCGCACAACACCCTCTTCGCGAAGGTCATCGCCCTCCTGGAGGAGCGGGACGCGGCGGATATCAAGGTCTTCGGCGGCGGCATCATCCCCGAGGCGGACATCGCCCCGCTCAAGGCCCAGGGCGTCGCGGAGATCTTCACCCCGGGCGCCACGACCGCCTCGATCGTGGAGTGGGTGCACGCGAACGTCCGCTCGCTGGCGGTCTGA
- a CDS encoding C40 family peptidase, protein MASHRKPRTSVLASPTGRRTAAGLTTAALASVTLLSQSADAAPRAPKPTVEEVKQKVDDLYHQAEVATQKYNAAKERADGQRHTVDSLLDASAKRAEKMNESRRLLGTFASAQYRTGGMNPTAQLMLAKDPQQFVDRNHLMERLTGRQKQAVTDYQEQQAAATKQRAEATRSLERLQASQASLKESKRSVQDKLAEARQLLSRLTAQEKARLAELERQKEAAAKRRAAEEARKQQERERQRQQDGGGSTGGSTGGGSTGGSTGDSATSKGAKALAFARAQIGKPYVWGATGPTSYDCSGLTQAAWKAAGVDLPRTTWDQVKVGQRVATKDLQPGDLVFFYDDISHVGMYLGDGKMVHAPKPGASVREESIYYMPIYGSVRPG, encoded by the coding sequence TTGGCGTCGCATCGCAAGCCGCGCACCAGCGTTCTCGCCTCACCCACAGGCCGCCGTACGGCGGCCGGGCTCACCACCGCCGCCCTCGCCTCGGTCACCCTGCTCTCGCAGTCCGCCGACGCGGCCCCCAGGGCACCCAAGCCCACCGTCGAAGAGGTCAAGCAGAAGGTCGACGACCTCTACCACCAGGCCGAGGTGGCCACCCAGAAATACAACGCCGCCAAGGAGCGCGCCGACGGACAGCGCCACACCGTGGACAGCCTGCTCGACGCCTCCGCCAAGCGCGCCGAGAAGATGAACGAGTCCCGGCGTCTGTTGGGCACCTTCGCCTCGGCGCAGTACCGGACCGGCGGCATGAACCCGACGGCGCAGCTGATGCTCGCCAAGGACCCGCAGCAGTTCGTCGACCGCAACCACCTCATGGAGCGGCTGACCGGCCGGCAGAAGCAGGCCGTCACCGACTACCAGGAGCAGCAGGCGGCGGCCACCAAGCAGCGCGCCGAGGCGACCCGCAGCCTGGAGCGGTTGCAGGCGTCGCAGGCCTCCCTCAAGGAGTCCAAGCGCTCAGTCCAGGACAAGCTGGCCGAGGCCCGGCAGCTGCTCTCCCGGCTGACCGCCCAGGAGAAGGCGCGGCTCGCGGAGCTGGAACGCCAGAAGGAGGCGGCGGCCAAGCGCCGGGCCGCGGAGGAGGCGCGCAAGCAGCAGGAGCGGGAGCGCCAGCGGCAGCAGGACGGCGGCGGCTCGACCGGAGGCTCCACCGGTGGCGGGTCCACGGGCGGCTCCACGGGCGACTCAGCCACCAGCAAGGGCGCCAAGGCGCTCGCCTTCGCCCGCGCCCAGATCGGCAAGCCGTACGTCTGGGGCGCGACCGGACCCACTTCCTACGACTGCTCGGGGCTGACCCAGGCGGCGTGGAAGGCGGCGGGTGTCGATCTGCCGCGGACGACCTGGGACCAGGTCAAGGTGGGCCAGCGGGTGGCCACCAAGGATCTTCAGCCCGGCGACCTGGTCTTCTTCTATGACGACATCAGCCACGTCGGCATGTACCTGGGCGACGGGAAGATGGTCCACGCTCCGAAGCCGGGCGCCAGCGTCCGGGAGGAGTCGATCTACTACATGCCGATATACGGGAGCGTCCGCCCGGGCTGA
- a CDS encoding esterase/lipase family protein, whose translation MQALPFLSAPLLIARLVSTPLRCARLLPDRASSLLLRSTVVDLAILAGHLLLYPTGISQERPLPRPAPHPAAEPPEGLLEPEIPQPAPGAPTMLPTEGRAHPPVLLLHGFIDNRSVFLLLRRSLHRHGWRHVEALNYSPLTCDLRKAAELLGRHVEEVCARTGHRRVDLVGHSLGGLIARYYVQRLGGDTRVRTVVTLGTPHSGTRIAPLLSAHPLVRQMRPDSEVIAELARPAPNCRTQFVAFWSAEDQVMIPATTAKISHPDLLAYNVHVAGVGHLALPVNGTVAAGIREALTAAEAAEGAADTISVA comes from the coding sequence ATGCAGGCCCTGCCCTTTCTCTCCGCACCCCTTCTGATCGCGCGCCTGGTTTCGACACCGCTCCGGTGCGCGCGCCTGCTCCCCGACCGCGCCTCTTCACTTCTCCTGCGCAGCACGGTCGTGGACCTGGCGATCCTCGCCGGCCATCTCCTGCTCTATCCGACCGGCATCTCCCAGGAACGCCCCCTGCCACGGCCCGCACCCCACCCCGCGGCCGAGCCCCCGGAAGGACTCCTGGAGCCGGAGATTCCGCAGCCCGCCCCGGGCGCACCCACGATGCTGCCGACCGAGGGCCGGGCCCATCCGCCGGTCCTCCTGCTCCACGGCTTCATCGACAACCGCTCCGTCTTCCTGCTGCTGCGCCGCTCACTGCACCGGCACGGCTGGCGCCATGTCGAGGCGCTCAACTACTCCCCGCTGACCTGCGATCTCCGTAAGGCCGCCGAGTTGCTCGGCCGCCATGTGGAGGAGGTCTGCGCCCGGACCGGCCATCGCCGGGTGGACCTCGTGGGCCACAGCCTCGGCGGGCTCATCGCCCGCTATTACGTACAGCGGCTGGGCGGCGACACCCGCGTCCGTACGGTGGTCACGCTCGGCACCCCGCACTCCGGCACCCGGATCGCGCCCCTGCTGTCGGCGCACCCCCTCGTCCGTCAGATGCGCCCCGATTCCGAGGTGATAGCGGAGTTGGCGCGGCCCGCGCCGAATTGCCGCACGCAATTCGTGGCTTTCTGGAGTGCGGAGGATCAGGTGATGATTCCGGCCACGACAGCGAAAATCAGTCACCCTGATTTGCTCGCGTACAACGTGCATGTCGCCGGTGTCGGACATCTCGCCCTGCCGGTCAATGGCACCGTCGCCGCCGGAATACGGGAAGCGCTGACCGCGGCGGAAGCGGCGGAAGGAGCCGCGGACACCATTTCGGTGGCCTGA